One segment of Candidatus Glassbacteria bacterium DNA contains the following:
- a CDS encoding periplasmic heavy metal sensor: MKGFSGFLAAAAVAGLALCATGGWAAEEKQDEDVADVFQLFEMEIPELELPAMPLPGIEEYGMLAFAEGRDREDRRHRHAERIQLYRLWKIMEDIDLTDEQVDGFFPLMRQHSKTERELARERNDITRQLKEELAGENPSDSKLNQLLSDLKQNGLKVVESKNKAIDDAAEILNARQRARLALTLNQVERDIWESIARVHYQPRGGWPPLAFDKQKLEKHMQQLQQNLQRISKELKARGLPGLDLDIELEDLEAEPPEKDN, translated from the coding sequence ATGAAAGGTTTCAGTGGTTTTCTGGCGGCAGCCGCTGTGGCCGGTCTGGCGCTTTGCGCCACCGGGGGATGGGCCGCGGAGGAGAAACAGGACGAGGACGTTGCGGACGTATTCCAGCTCTTCGAAATGGAAATTCCCGAACTGGAGTTGCCCGCCATGCCTCTGCCGGGGATTGAGGAATACGGGATGCTGGCTTTTGCCGAGGGGCGAGACCGCGAGGATCGGCGGCACAGACACGCCGAAAGGATTCAGCTTTATCGTCTGTGGAAAATCATGGAGGATATCGACCTGACCGATGAGCAGGTGGACGGGTTTTTCCCCCTGATGCGTCAGCACAGTAAAACCGAGCGCGAACTGGCCAGAGAACGTAACGACATTACCCGGCAGCTTAAGGAGGAACTGGCCGGGGAAAATCCATCGGACAGTAAATTAAACCAGCTGCTGTCGGATCTAAAGCAAAACGGCCTGAAGGTTGTCGAGTCGAAGAACAAAGCTATCGACGATGCCGCCGAAATCCTTAATGCACGTCAGCGGGCCCGTCTGGCGCTGACCCTCAACCAGGTGGAACGGGATATCTGGGAGTCGATCGCCCGGGTCCATTACCAGCCACGCGGTGGCTGGCCGCCGCTGGCGTTCGACAAGCAGAAGCTCGAGAAACACATGCAACAGCTCCAGCAGAATCTCCAGCGGATCAGCAAAGAGCTGAAAGCCAGGGGACTGCCGGGCCTGGACTTGGATATAGAGCTGGAAGACCTCGAGGCTGAGCCGCCTGAAAAAGATAACTGA
- a CDS encoding RNA polymerase sigma factor, whose protein sequence is MQTDKQLVDEILAGRTEKFGVLAERYQQQIYRFLRGMSLDHDEAADVLQSALIRAYEKLDTLRGGERFRIWLYSIAANQARNYLRRERRSLSLEAVVLSAEEADLDGELDRGRVKELVAGALESLSAEQRRVVLLRIYEEMPFRDVAQSCGISLSNAKVTFHRAMKTLGRWLAPAAERMNLDLER, encoded by the coding sequence ATGCAGACTGACAAGCAGCTTGTAGATGAAATACTGGCAGGGCGGACAGAAAAATTCGGCGTGCTGGCCGAGCGATACCAGCAGCAGATCTACCGGTTCCTGCGCGGGATGAGTCTCGATCATGACGAGGCCGCCGATGTCCTGCAGTCGGCCCTGATCCGGGCCTACGAAAAACTTGATACGCTGCGCGGCGGCGAGCGGTTCCGGATCTGGCTCTACTCGATTGCCGCCAATCAGGCGCGGAACTATCTGAGGAGGGAAAGGCGCAGCCTGTCGCTGGAAGCGGTGGTCCTGAGTGCGGAAGAGGCCGATCTGGACGGGGAACTGGACCGCGGCAGGGTGAAAGAACTGGTGGCGGGCGCGCTGGAAAGCTTGAGTGCGGAGCAGCGCAGAGTGGTGTTGCTCCGGATCTATGAGGAAATGCCGTTTCGTGATGTAGCTCAATCGTGCGGGATCAGTCTCAGTAACGCCAAGGTTACGTTCCACAGGGCGATGAAAACCCTGGGAAGATGGCTCGCTCCCGCTGCCGAAAGAATGAACCTGGACCTGGAAAGGTGA